The stretch of DNA AAAATACGAGATGCGACAAACCTAACGGCTTCGGCGGGAGTTTCGTTCAATAAGTTTTTAGCAAAGATTGCCTCCGATCAGAATAAACCAAACGGGCTGTTTGTTGTAAAGCCTAAAGTAGCTGAGCAGTTTGTGGAGTCACTAGCTATTGAGCAATTCTTTGGGGTAGGGAAGGTTACAGCCAAAGTAATGCATCAAATGGGTATCAAGACGGGGTGGGACTTGAAGCAACGTTCGGAGAATGAACTTGTATCTGTTTTTGGTAAAGCAGGACATATTTATTATCAGAATGCACGAGCCATCGATTATCGTCCTGTAGAGTCGCAACGCATCAGAAAGTCCATCAGCTCCGAAACAACCTTCGACAGGGATATCGACTCGCTTGACGAATTGGCTGTGGAGTTGGATGTCGTGGCACGTGATACGTTCGATTACTTACAGAAGAAGAAGTTTAAGGGACGAACCGTAACCCTGAAAATCAAATATGCTGACTTTAAGATAATAACCCGAAGCCGTACATTCGCCGATGCTGTGGAAGACTACGAATCGTTTTACAAAGCAGGATTTGAGTTGCTTAAGCTCGTTGATTTATCTCCTAAAGTTCGCCTTATAGGTTTGGGTGTAAAGAATAGCGATGATGAGATGGGTTGGTATGATGCTGTTCAGTTGCGCATCAATTTTGAAGAAGATGAGGCTAAAGGTTAGGCTAAATGTATATTCTTCTCAAAATCCTTTCAGATATTCAGATAAGTACTTACTTTTGCAGCAATGAAACCAAAGAAGAAAGGGGCACATAGTAACCGCACGAAACATTTGCTTTTCTCGCTCAACGAAGAAGAGTATGCCCTTATATCTTCGTACATCAAGAAATACAAGATAGCAAACCGTTCGCGATGGTGCAGGGAAACAATTATTACCCAT from Dysgonomonas mossii encodes:
- the dinB gene encoding DNA polymerase IV gives rise to the protein MRKIIHIDMDAFYASIEQRDYPEYRGKPLAVGYAGPRGVVAAASYEARRYGVRSAMASKTALRKCPHLIFVPARFDVYKSVSKQIMEIFHEYTDLVEPLSLDEAFLDVTENNMNIASATQIAQEIKQKIRDATNLTASAGVSFNKFLAKIASDQNKPNGLFVVKPKVAEQFVESLAIEQFFGVGKVTAKVMHQMGIKTGWDLKQRSENELVSVFGKAGHIYYQNARAIDYRPVESQRIRKSISSETTFDRDIDSLDELAVELDVVARDTFDYLQKKKFKGRTVTLKIKYADFKIITRSRTFADAVEDYESFYKAGFELLKLVDLSPKVRLIGLGVKNSDDEMGWYDAVQLRINFEEDEAKG